The following nucleotide sequence is from Flavobacteriales bacterium.
CTTGGGGGGGTGGTGGTTCTGTTAAATACTATTACGGAAGTAGAACGGATTCTGGAGTAGCGGATAATCCAAAGATATTTGAAAATCTTGCCGAGGATTTTTTTAAAACATTTCCGCAATTAGAAGGGGTTAAGTTTAGTCATCGTTGGAGCGGAATTATTGCAAGCTCTACCCGTTTTTGCATGGTTCCGAATGTTGCCTTTGAAGGAAGGGTTGCTTGGGCTTTGGGTTACACGGGTCTTGGTGTGGCGGCAACAAGGTTTGGAGCACGAGTAGGATTAGAATTGCTAGGTTATAAGCCAAGTAGTATTCTCGATTTGCTCTTTGTGAAAAAGAAAGTGATGAGTTGGCCTCCCGAGCCATTACGTTGGGTGGGAGTTGAATTGACTCGTCAGGCTATGATAAGAGCGGATAAAAACGGTGGTAAAAGAGGGCTTTGGCTAAGGTTATTAGATGCTCTTAACTTAGGGTTCGCAGCCTAATTAGATTTAATATTCTTTGTTCCTTTTAGAGTGAATTCTTTTCTCGAAAATCCCAATAATGTAAAAGCTAG
It contains:
- a CDS encoding FAD-dependent oxidoreductase; its protein translation is WGGGGSVKYYYGSRTDSGVADNPKIFENLAEDFFKTFPQLEGVKFSHRWSGIIASSTRFCMVPNVAFEGRVAWALGYTGLGVAATRFGARVGLELLGYKPSSILDLLFVKKKVMSWPPEPLRWVGVELTRQAMIRADKNGGKRGLWLRLLDALNLGFAA